A genomic stretch from Mycosarcoma maydis chromosome 3, whole genome shotgun sequence includes:
- a CDS encoding uncharacterized protein (related to BCK1 ser/thr protein kinase of the MEKK family): protein MSFHLDSFVNSPASADQAPAWQLHSSTDSYLEWDANPKSLIEQQPSSTTTSPPPSMSRLRSTSSTVATLAPGAQTPAEPPSTDSASVLSHNGHTTSPERSVSPSYFTKLYFHPPDRTTSATSPTITFTSAIEPSLVAHAQPSPLLPTDAQSASHLPSPARESHTGRRPSISAVGSSSTTSPLTTPLSPTLSSRSSAAGGGFFASLRPSSPGNLPISTSKPQDGDNLGKPRRPSSVFDHVGNVWERFGRKVHHTRTATSEHHSSSSSHTRRSASQASPPIGLTPESADPFDTARNSPSGSFISQASPSQSTTTDSECRTPATPGGEPPAQLSTPQPLPSAPAYTSVSALDSSVNAPQQEEAEELPYLAPESPRPQPQSFNTIGSPRIPSGQRSATSHRRTSSLLERVLIQVTDDNERFSVVDISGVDSADAIKERMFAKLHLFDADHSSFQLFRTEIGQSEATGPVVSDDALLVLCLQMGDDRGTLKFLVQQIAPPPNSTVRALPPPTSTIVSQRAINNIRRTSGTGSAPGQHLRTESQSSKSSLSDALVYPEMIGADAAHEGSNRNSGSSLTRSKAQTRRALPSAPPVDDLRSPTHSCISSTTQSAVQDRRSIASSGDGSANESWARHGASASDGAPSAIPTQRSSSVNANASAAQSSSSGSAGRHPSNLEDDRQRYDAEPGVNRSLHAPATGSSHWQERSDEGARESLRVQTTAQLPGLTLHNAKSMDDLHRPSQSASQPSTLTTQAEVRKQAGMDRDGRYPTPAIMRPSTAAPAGAGARESASSHRQYSSDALGSSRSPQEPTLGLDPRMLQRNRSAQAAIPSGQQLVNHGPTRMSSTPQIRSPPMQHVYLGQGQIDPRFNTQPPHSAHPMQAHPSNMVARPPYSAAPSFASQPAYQSQSFGQAALRPMGHGFVNEFGARAPAASVNFNTYHGHDPRMNASAMQGSLTPRPYSYYEQPSMHQQQPMYRPYAQPSLVTASPYRTREDPFTTRYFPASSSRQVSEFQMQAGRLEPGMTVQQTLRTQEAIWGHTSAGSPGQAYQSAHAHPPGPSYGPRDPRQPGQSNQYTGMQAYPNASAAPQMQQRPSYQGSAMPNLHHVPPPRPQSYPSAQPQPQPPRNAHDRHPAPPAGHSGPQMMPQSSGSSAGRAPMQPQQNQQLSQPSQPSQREQPGHAQAMPGSESHRRDPPVRTNASERSSGSSFSSQGSFQHGRPHNDDCNSRNSIEESFSAPTSARSSQSEAASAKPVNVEHRSSYADQERDLADDELEHVRPLPKLPHSSATTRTDAFKSSSCDASGATVGGSVRRSEDEDTLRAGEWAQLWRALDPKSDGTVSGTAISGSSGGDGDTVRAEPSTPGASRPQTKDGATLPISLEPPRIPSPSLAPEENGTVSSFGTFDDDETESGTWAQPLDSDVNAPRLPLRLDADSEALSDDHATLLPGQDTLLQASTRGTRGFSAASNSPKRPELRLTIDPAAGPTVMTWTASQASTNSPRASTSHLSSALNSGGITRSNSFARRDDDWAFRPPPEQLYENLDDFFPKHDLDKPLLDTTAGPESGLVSSPRAEASVPSVASVGAQQGLSQRSRHKKSIRLVAEDRKRILERADTRRAAQGAELSSGLVRRRSTKLWGTKVVEMTPGQELATPASATSAESPWSDTASTTGQPVFKWVKGDLIGKGTYGRVYLALNATTGEMIAVKQVELPRTASDREDSRQKGVVAALKSEIETLKDLDHPHIVSYLGFEETRQFLSIFLEYVPGGSVGSCLRKHGKFEESTIKSFLHQILEGLAYLHSKGILHRDLKADNILVDFEGTCKISDFGTVRRSDDIYGNVENMSLQGSIFWMAPEVVSLSKKGYSAKIDIWSLGCVVLEMFAGRRPWSDDEAVQAMFKIGAQRKAPPIPADVKLTKQAAHFLKNCFEIDPAKRPTAQRLLDHVFTVPVPGWQFSHSALCRSLHR, encoded by the coding sequence ATGTCTTTCCATCTCGACTCGTTCGTCAACAGTCCAGCTTCAGCCGACCAGGCTCCAGCTTGGCAACTACACTCGAGCACCGACTCTTATCTCGAATGGGACGCCAATCCAAAGTCACTGATCGAACAGCAGCCTAGCTCAACCACAACCTCTCCGCCGCCGTCCATGTCCAGGCTACGCTCGACCAGTTCGACCGTTGCCACTTTGGCCCCAGGCGCTCAAACACCTGCAGAGCCGCCGTCAACCGACTCCGCCTCGGTGCTGTCACATAATGGTCACACCACCAGCCCTGAACGCTCAGTATCGCCTTCCTACTTTACCAAACTCTACTTTCATCCTCCTGATCGCACAACCTCGGCCACCAGCCCCACCATTACATTTACCAGCGCAATCGAAccctcgctcgtcgctcatgCGCAACCTTCCCCTCTGCTGCCGACTGATGCACAGTCCGCCTCTCATCTCCCCAGTCCTGCTCGCGAATCACACACTGGCCGTCGACCATCCATAAGCGCGGTCGGATCTAGCTCCACTACATCCCCCCTGACTACACCCTTATCGCCCACCCTGTCCAGCAGATCCTCGGCTGCCGGAGGCGGCTTCTTTGCTTCCTTGCGTCCCTCCTCTCCGGGTAACCTCCCCATCTCTACCTCAAAGCCTCAGGATGGTGACAACCTTGGCAAACCCAGAAGACCTAGCAGTGTCTTTGACCATGTCGGCAATGTTTGGGAGCGCTTCGGTCGCAAGGTACACCACACACGCACTGCCACATCAGAGCACCATTCTAGCTCCTCTTCGCACACCCGCCGCTCTGCCAGCCAGGCCTCGCCTCCGATTGGCCTCACGCCAGAATCGGCAGATCCCTTCGACACGGCCCGCAACTCGCCATCCGGATCCTTCATCTCGCAGGCTTCCCCTTCGCaatccaccaccaccgatTCGGAATGCCGTACGCCTGCAACTCCAGGCGGCGAACCGCCAGCTCAACTAAGCACACCGCAGCCTCTCCCATCTGCTCCAGCGTACACGTCCGTATCTGCACTCGACTCATCGGTCAATGCACCTCAGCAAGAGGAGGCCGAAGAGCTCCCGTACTTGGCGCCAGAATCCCCCAGACCGCAGCCACAATCCTTCAACACGATAGGCTCGCCGCGAATCCCAAGCGGTCAGCGATCTGCCACCTCGCATCGCAGGACCTCAAGCCTGCTCGAACGTGTTCTCATCCAAGTCACCGATGACAATGAGAGATTCTCTGTCGTCGATATCTCGGGCGTAGACTCGGCGGATGCAATCAAGGAGAGGATGTTTGCCAAGCTTCACCTCTTCGATGCAGATCACTCCAGCTTCCAGCTTTTCCGCACCGAGATCGGCCAATCCGAAGCCACTGGTCCTGTTGTCAGTGACGATGCGCTACTCGTGCTGTGCCTCCAGATGGGCGATGATCGCGGCACGCTCAAATTTTTGGTACAGCAGATCGCACCTCCACCAAACTCGACGGTAAGAGCCCTGCCGCCTCCCACCTCTACCATTGTCTCACAAAGGGCAATCAACAACATACGCAGAACTTCGGGCACGGGCTCCGCCCCCGGTCAGCATCTTCGAACCGAAAGCCAGTCCTCAAAGAGCTCGTTGAGCGACGCGCTTGTCTATCCCGAAATGATTGGCGCAGACGCGGCTCACGAAGGCTCAAATCGCAATTCAGGTAGCAGCTTGACGCGGTCCAAAGCCCAGACAAGGCGCGCGCTTCCAAGCGCTCCGCCTGTCGACGATCTGCGCTCTCCTACCCACTCGTGCATCTCTTCAACAACTCAGAGCGCCGTCCAGGACCGCAGGTCTATCGCCTCATCGGGCGACGGCTCTGCGAATGAGTCGTGGGCGAGACACGGTGCCTCGGCGAGTGATGGTGCTCCTTCCGCTATCCCAACTCAGCGATCCAGCTCCGTCAATGCCAACGCCTCAGCAGCTCAATCATCTAGCAGTGGTAGCGCTGGCCGGCATCCCAGCAATCTCGAGGACGACAGGCAACGCTACGACGCAGAGCCAGGCGTCAATCGATCGCTGCACGCTCCGGCCACTGGCTCCAGCCACTGGCAGGAGCGATCGGATGAAGGCGCGCGCGAATCCTTGAGGGTGCAAACGACGGCACAATTGCCCGGTCTGACGTTGCACAATGCCAAGAGTATGGACGATCTGCATCGGCCCTCACAGTCTGCGTCGCAGCCGTCCACGTTGACGACGCAGGCCGAAGTGCGCAAGCAAGCTGGCATGGATCGTGACGGCCGATACCCCACGCCGGCCATCATGAGACCGTCCACAGCTGCACCTGCTGGCGCAGGCGCTCGCGAAAGCGCCTCTTCGCACCGACAGTACAGCTCCGATGCTCTGGGAAGCAGTCGATCACCTCAAGAGCCCACATTGGGCCTTGACCCCCGGATGTTGCAGCGGAACCGTAGTGCGCAGGCGGCCATCCCGAGTGGCCAACAGCTCGTTAATCATGGCCCAacgaggatgtcgagcacTCCGCAGATTCGATCGCCGCCGATGCAACATGTATACCTTGGCCAAGGGCAGATCGACCCTCGCTTCAACACCCAGCCTCCTCACTCTGCGCATCCAATGCAAGCTCATCCTTCCAACATGGTTGCTCGTCCTCCGTACAGCGCTGCTCCGTCGTTTGCGTCACAGCCAGCGTACCAGTCCCAGTCATTTGGGCAAGCCGCGCTCCGGCCAATGGGTCATGGCTTCGTCAACGAGTTTGGAGCGCGCGCTCCGGCTGCTAGCGTCAACTTTAATACGTATCACGGTCACGATCCGCGTATGAATGCCAGCGCTATGCAAGGCTCGCTCACGCCACGCCCGTACTCTTACTACGAGCAGCCGTCCATGCATCAACAACAACCAATGTATCGGCCTTATGCACAGCCTAGCCTCGTCACCGCTTCCCCCTACCGCACTCGCGAGGATCCGTTCACGACGCGCTACTTTCCTGCCTCAAGCTCTCGACAGGTTTCGGAATTCCAGATGCAGGCTGGACGCCTAGAACCTGGTATGACGGTTCAGCAGACACTGCGCACGCAAGAAGCGATTTGGGGCCATACATCTGCTGGATCTCCAGGACAAGCGTACCAGAGCGCTCATGCACACCCGCCAGGGCCCTCGTACGGTCCTCGCGATCCGCGTCAGCCTGGGCAGTCCAACCAGTATACGGGCATGCAAGCCTATCCGAATGCCTCGGCAGCTCCtcagatgcagcagcgaccAAGCTACCAGGGCTCTGCGATGCCGAATCTGCACCACGTGCCACCTCCGCGACCGCAATCTTACCCCTCGGCGCAGCCACAACCACAGCCACCCCGCAACGCACACGACAGGCATCCTGCGCCACCTGCAGGACACTCTGGTCCGCAGATGATGCCTCAGTCTTCAGGCTCTTCTGCAGGTCGCGCGCCAATGCAGCCACAACAGAACCAACAGTTGTCGCAGCCGTCACAGCCGTCACAGCGAGAGCAGCCGGGACACGCACAAGCAATGCCTGGCTCTGAGTCGCATCGACGCGACCCACCGGTACGGACGAACGCGTCGGAGCGCTCTTCTGGGTCGTCGTTCTCGAGCCAGGGCAGTTTCCAGCACGGACGGCCACACAATGACGATTGCAACAGTCGCAATTCGATCGAAGAGTCGTTCAGTGCGCCAACGTCTGCCAGAAGTTCACAGAGCGAAGCTGCGTCGGCCAAGCCTGTCAATGTGGAGCACCGGTCGTCTTAtgccgatcaagagcgcGATCTGGCTGACGACGAACTGGAACATGTTCGACCTCTACCCAAGCTTCCGCATTCTTCGGCCACGACACGGACGGATGCGTTCAAGTCGTCGTCTTGTGACGCGAGTGGTGCGACGGTCGGCGGCAGCGTGAGAAGGtccgaagacgaggatACGTTGCGTGCAGGCGAATGGGCGCAGCTGTGGCGTGCTCTGGACCCCAAGTCGGATGGTACCGTGAGTGGCACGGCGATCAGTGGGAGCAGtggtggcgatggtgaTACTGTGCGAGCCGAACCGAGCACGCCAGGAGCGTCTCGACCTCAGACCAAGGATGGTGCGACGCTTCCGATTTCACTCGAGCCTCCGCGCATCCCAAGTCCAAGTCTGGCACCGGAGGAGAACGGCACTGTGTCGTCATTCGGCACGtttgacgatgacgaaaCCGAATCGGGAACGTGGGCACAaccgctcgactcggacgtCAACGCACCGCGGCTGCCGTTGCGACTGGATGCGGACAGCGAAGCATTGTCGGACGATCACGCCACTCTGTTGCCAGGCCAAGACACGTTGCTGCAGGCCTCGACACGAGGCACACGAGGCTTTTCGGCGGCTTCAAACAGTCCGAAGCGGCCCGAGTTGCGACTGACGATCGATCCGGCGGCTGGACCGACAGTGATGACTTGGACAGCGTCGCAAGCGAGCACCAACTCTCCGCGTGCGAGCACGTCGCACCTCTCTTCAGCGCTCAACAGCGGAGGTATTACGCGGAGCAACTCTTTTGCGCGCAGAGATGACGACTGGGCATTCCGTCCGCCTCCCGAGCAGCTGTACGAGAACCTGGACGATTTCTTCCCCAAGCACGATCTGGACAAGCCGCTGCTGGACACGACAGCTGGGCCAGAGAGTGGGCTGGTCAGCAGCCCTCGCGCCGAGGCGAGCGTGCCGAGTGTGGCGTCGGTGGGCGCACAGCAGGGATTGAGCCAACGGAGCCGTCACAAGAAATCGATCCGACTGGTGGCCGAGGATCGGAAGCGCATCCTGGAGCGTGCCGACACGCGGCGCGCGGCGCAGGgagccgagctgagcagcggGCTGGTGCGGCGGCGGAGTACCAAGCTTTGGGGTACCAaggtggtcgagatgacgcCCGGGCAGGAGCTGGCAACGCCGGCATCGGCAACGTCGGCGGAATCGCCTTGGTCGGATACAGCGTCGACTACGGGTCAGCCGGTGTTCAAGTGGGTCAAGGGCGATCTGATCGGTAAGGGGACGTATGGACGGGTGTATTTGGCGCTGAATGCGACGACGGGCGAGATGATCGCGGtcaagcaggtcgagctACCACGCACCGCCAGCGACCGTGAAGATTCAAGGCAGAAGGGCGTCGTGGCTGCGCTCAAgtccgagatcgagacgctcaaggATCTCGACCATCCGCACATTGTGTCGTACCTCGGTTTCGAAGAGACTCGTCAGTTCCTGAGCATCTTTCTCGAGTACGTACCCGGTGGATCGGTGGGCTCGTGTCTACGCAAACACGGCAAGTTTGAGGAGTCGACGATCAAGTCGTTTCTGCACCAGATTCTCGAGGGACTTGCGTACTTGCACTCCAAGGGGATCCTCCATCGTGATTTGAAGGCGGACAATATCCTGGTGGATTTCGAGGGCACATGCAAGATCAGTGACTTTGGCACAGTGCGGCGATCAGACGACATCTACGGTAATGTGGAAAACATGTCGTTGCAGGGATCCATCTTTTGGATGGCTCCCGAAGTGGTCTCGCTCAGCAAGAAGGGGTATTctgccaagatcgacatcTGGTCCTTAGGCTGTGTCGTCCTGGAAATGTTTGCAGGAAGACGCCCCTGgtccgacgacgaagccgtGCAGGCCATGTTCAAGATCGGCGCACAACGCAAGGCTCCGCCCATCCCCGCTGACGTCAAACTCACCAAACAGGCCGCCCACTTTCTCAAGAACTGCTTCGAAATCGATCCCGCCAAACGCCCCACCGCGCAAAGACTGCTAGACCACGTCTTTACCGTCCCCGTCCCCGGCTGGCAGTTCTCCCACAGCGCCCTCTGCAGAAGCCTCCATCGCTAA
- a CDS encoding putative protein ser/thr phosphatase: MSLSSSSTRNAFALERAVAISAVERACSLTDKVFRNLVTADTVTKKDKSPVTVGDYSAQAVVNAILGSYFPEDPIVGEEDSKDLQKPESEALRKQIFDLANQALKTGSEEWAAVAEAESKTNTPAWRERELTEQELLAAIDRGSAEGGAKGRCWALDPIDGTKGFLRGGQYAVCLGFMVDGVVQVGVMGCPNLPHDASSAKPKEGEFGAGEKRSDLGTLFIAVRGQGAFQRPIQGGKEEKISMRQISSLSAASFCESVEAGHSSHGTNARIAELLGITAASVRMDSQAKYASISRGDGDVYLRLPVGDGSYQEKIWDHAAGSLLVQEAGGKVSDIRGKDLNFGVGRTLRENRGVVASSQEHHAKVIDAVRKALEEEGRGHL, from the coding sequence ATGTCTTTGTCGTCTTCATCAACACGGAACGCCTTCGCGTTGGAGCGAGCGGTGGCAATCTCGGCGGTGGAACGCGCATGCTCGCTCACGGATAAAGTCTTCCGCAACCTTGTCACCGCCGACACGGTCACGAAAAAGGACAAGTCGCCTGTCACGGTCGGCGACTACTCGGCGCAAGCAGTCGTCAATGCGATTCTCGGATCGTATTTCCCCGAGGACCCCATCGTTGGAGAGGAGGATTCCAAGGATCTTCAGAAGCCCGAGTCCGAGGCGCTGCGTAAGCAAATCTTTGATCTGGCCAATCAAGCGCTCAAAACCGGCTCGGAAGAATGGGCTGCAGTAGCCGAGGCAGAGTCAAAAACCAACACGCCAGCATGGCGTGAGCGCGAGTTGACCGAGCAGGAGCTTCTGGCAGCCATCGACCGGGGCAGCGCAGAGGGTGGTGCCAAAGGCCGATGCTGGGCACTCGACCCCATCGACGGCACCAAAGGTTTCTTGCGTGGCGGGCAGTACGCGGTGTGCCTCGGTTTTATGGTCGACGGTGTCGTCCAAGTCGGCGTGATGGGATGCCCCAACCTGCCGCACGACGCTTCTTCTGCCAAACCTAAGGAAGGCGAATTTGGTGCAGGCGAAAAGAGAAGCGATCTCGGCACTTTGTTCATTGCCGTTCGAGGACAGGGTGCTTTCCAACGTCCGATTCAAGGTGGCAAGGAAGAAAAAATCTCGATGCGACAGAtcagctcgctctcggcCGCTTCGTTCTGTGAGTCGGTCGAGGCAGGCCACTCTTCGCATGGCACCAACGCCAGAATCGCAGAGCTACTCGGCATCACGGCTGCCTCGGTGAGGATGGATAGCCAGGCCAAGTACGCCAGCATTTCCAGAGGAGATGGCGACGTCTACTTGCGGCTGCCCGTCGGCGATGGCAGTTACCAGGAAAAGATCTGGGACCACGCTGCCGGATCTCTGCTCGTTCAAGAGGCGGGGGGTAAGGTCTCGGACATTCGCGGCAAGGACCTCAACTTTGGCGTCGGACGAACGCTGCGCGAAAACCGCGGTGTGGTCGCATCGAGCCAAGAGCACCACGCAAAGGTGATTGATGCAGTGCGCAAGGCTCTCGAAGAGGAGGGCCGCGGTCATCTCTGA